Proteins encoded in a region of the Oncorhynchus gorbuscha isolate QuinsamMale2020 ecotype Even-year linkage group LG16, OgorEven_v1.0, whole genome shotgun sequence genome:
- the LOC123999800 gene encoding tetra-peptide repeat homeobox protein 1-like encodes MERDWDRTGRCCSIATCSSLEMGPPPQTKSQQTVAAPPSDPINSMPAQETTPPVDSPQSSLESAHCYSQLRDKQEQDSGSTPGPQSGSTPGPQSGSTPGPQSGSTPGPQRGSTPGPQRGSTPGPQRGSTPGPQRGSTPGPQRGSTPGPQSGSTPGPQRGSTPGPQRGSTPGPQRGSTPGPQSGSTPGPQRGPQRGSTPGPQRGSTPGPQRGSTPGPQRGSTPGPQSGSTPGPGG; translated from the coding sequence atggagagggactgggacaggacagggagatGTTGCTCCATAGCCACCTGTTCATCACTGGAGATGGGACCACCACCCCAGACAAAGTCTCAGCAGACTGTGGCTGCTCCCCCCTCTGACCCCATCAACAGTATGCCTGCCCAGGAGACCACACCTCCGGTGGACAGCCCACAGTCATCTCTGGAGAGTGCCCACTGCTACTCACAGTTGAGGGACAAGCAGGAGCAAGACAGCGGCAGCACCCCAGGTCCACAGAGTGGCAGCACCCCAGGTCCACAGAGTGGCAGCACCCCAGGTCCACAGAGCGGCAGCACCCCAGGTCCACAGAGAGGCAGCACCCCAGGTCCACAGAGAGGCAGCACCCCAGGTCCACAGAGAGGCAGCACCCCAGGTCCACAGAGAGGCAGCACCCCAGGTCCACAGAGAGGCAGCACCCCAGGTCCACAGAGCGGCAGCACCCCAGGTCCACAGAGAGGCAGCACCCCAGGTCCACAGAGAGGCAGCACCCCAGGTCCACAGAGAGGCAGCACCCCAGGTCCACAGAGCGGCAGCACCCCAGGTCCACAGAGAGGTCCACAGAGAGGCAGCACCCCAGGTCCACAGAGAGGCAGCACCCCAGGTCCACAGAGAGGCAGCACCCCAGGTCCACAGAGAGGCAGCACCCCAGGTCCACAGAGCGGCAGCACCCCAGGTCCAGGGGGATAA
- the LOC123998817 gene encoding rho-related GTP-binding protein RhoG-like: MQTIKCVVVGDGAVGKTCLLISYTTNAFPEEYIPTVFDNYSAQISVDGRAISLNLWDTAGQEEYDRLRTLSYPQTNVFIICFSIGSPSSHANVRHKWHPEVSHHCPGVPVLLVGTKQDLRGDTEAVKKLKEHGLTPTTQQQGNALAKQIGAVKYLECSALMQEGVREVFAEAVRAVLYPVTKKNDKKCVLL; this comes from the coding sequence ATGCAGACCATAaagtgtgtggtggtgggtgaTGGTGCTGTGGGTAAGACTTGCCTGCTCATCTCCTACACCACCAACGCCTTCCCAGAGGAGTACATTCCCACCGTGTTCGACAACTACAGCGCCCAGATAAGTGTGGACGGCCGCGCCATCAGTCTCAACCTGTGGGACACGGCAGGCCAGGAGGAATACGACCGCCTGCGCactctctcctacccccagacCAACGTCTTCATCATCTGCTTCTCCATCGGCAGCCCCTCCTCTCATGCCAACGTACGGCACAAGTGGCACCCAGAGGTATCCCACCACTGCCCCGGAGTTCCAGTGCTGCTGGTGGGCACCAAGCAGGATCTGCGTGGAGATACGGAGGCGGTAAAGAAGTTGAAGGAGCACGGCCTGACCCCCACCACCCAACAGCAGGGCAATGCCTTAGCCAAGCAGATTGGTGCTGTCAAATACCTGGAGTGCTCAGCTCTGATGCAGGAAGGTGTGAGGGAGGTGTTTGCAGAGGCTGTGCGAGCTGTGCTCTACCCCGTTACCAAGAAGAATGACAAGAAGTGTGTTCTGTTATAA